A DNA window from Phycisphaerae bacterium contains the following coding sequences:
- a CDS encoding histone deacetylase — protein sequence MARTGLVQDERFERHLTGQFHPERPERLVAIRRRLRESDLESACEPIAVTPVDMTQVRRNHDEPYLQRLRQACADGAPFIDTPDSGICKESFEIAQLATGAVLNAVDDVMSGRLKNAFCAVRPPGHHAEHHVSLGFCLFNNIAIAARHLLEDHGLSRVLILDFDVHHGNGTQHSFESDPRLLFVSLHGHPSIVYPGTGYEHERGKGEGEGFTINIPILPPGLDEVWRRAFDDPIHPAIERFQPEFVLVSAGFDAHVQDPLAPLELDTASFGWMTDYLLDSARRHCSGRLVSILEGGYHLGALADCVELHVSRLVQSPAS from the coding sequence ATGGCCCGCACCGGACTGGTTCAAGACGAACGCTTTGAACGCCACCTGACCGGACAGTTTCACCCAGAGCGTCCCGAGCGGCTGGTGGCTATTCGACGGCGGCTTCGCGAGAGCGATCTGGAGTCGGCCTGCGAGCCAATTGCTGTCACCCCCGTGGATATGACCCAGGTGCGGCGCAACCACGACGAACCGTACCTGCAACGACTCCGGCAAGCCTGTGCGGACGGAGCCCCGTTCATCGACACGCCCGACAGCGGCATCTGCAAGGAGAGCTTTGAGATCGCCCAACTCGCCACGGGGGCAGTCCTCAACGCCGTCGATGATGTGATGAGCGGAAGGCTCAAGAACGCCTTCTGCGCCGTGCGCCCTCCAGGGCACCACGCCGAACACCATGTGTCGCTCGGATTCTGTCTGTTCAACAACATCGCCATCGCCGCGCGGCATTTGCTCGAGGACCACGGCCTGTCCCGCGTACTCATCCTCGACTTCGACGTTCACCACGGCAACGGTACACAGCACAGCTTCGAGAGCGATCCGCGCCTGCTCTTTGTCAGCCTCCACGGCCACCCCAGCATCGTTTACCCCGGCACGGGTTACGAACATGAGCGCGGCAAAGGAGAAGGCGAAGGGTTCACGATCAACATCCCCATACTTCCACCGGGACTCGACGAAGTCTGGCGCCGAGCTTTCGACGATCCGATCCACCCGGCCATTGAGCGATTCCAGCCCGAGTTTGTCCTCGTTTCGGCCGGATTCGATGCGCACGTGCAGGATCCACTTGCGCCGCTCGAACTGGACACCGCCTCGTTCGGCTGGATGACCGATTACCTGCTCGATAGCGCCCGGCGCCACTGCTCGGGCCGCCTGGTGAGCATCCTCGAGGGCGGATACCACCTCGGCGCCCTCGCCGATTGCGTGGAACTCCATGTCAGCCGATTGGTCCAGAGCCCGGCGTCGTGA
- a CDS encoding ABC transporter ATP-binding protein: MLQLCAVRKSFGATRAVDDLTLEIQRGEIFGLLGPNGAGKSTTVALSVGLLVPDGGTVSINGGGAPTNPAVRAQIGTAPQALALYEDLSAEDNIRFFGRLQGLTGRRLRERVAWALDFVGLTERRRDRVKTYSGGMKRRANLAVAIVHDPPLLLLDEPTVGVDPQSRNAIFEKILALREHGTTVIYTTHYMEEAERLCHRVGIIDHGRLLDLDSVDGLIRRHGGRSVVRAETDRGEVRVETDDPVAELVRLQTETRLSSFRLEQPDLETVFLNLTGRSLRD, from the coding sequence ATGCTGCAATTGTGCGCGGTAAGAAAGAGCTTTGGGGCAACACGGGCGGTCGATGACCTGACACTGGAAATCCAGCGCGGGGAAATCTTCGGCCTGCTCGGTCCCAACGGAGCGGGCAAGAGCACGACCGTGGCGCTGTCCGTGGGACTTCTGGTGCCCGATGGCGGGACCGTAAGCATCAATGGCGGCGGGGCTCCAACGAACCCTGCGGTTCGCGCGCAAATCGGCACCGCGCCTCAAGCGCTGGCCCTATACGAAGACCTCAGCGCAGAGGACAACATCCGCTTCTTCGGGAGATTGCAGGGTCTTACCGGCCGGAGACTTCGCGAGCGTGTGGCGTGGGCACTGGATTTCGTAGGCTTGACGGAGCGTCGCCGCGACCGGGTCAAGACCTACTCGGGCGGAATGAAACGACGAGCGAACCTCGCGGTCGCCATCGTGCACGATCCGCCGCTGCTGTTGCTTGACGAGCCCACCGTCGGAGTCGATCCCCAATCGCGGAACGCCATCTTCGAAAAAATCCTGGCACTGCGGGAGCACGGAACGACTGTCATCTACACGACGCACTACATGGAGGAAGCGGAGCGGCTCTGCCACCGGGTGGGCATTATCGACCACGGTCGGCTGCTGGACCTCGACTCCGTGGACGGACTGATCCGCAGACACGGCGGGCGCAGCGTAGTCCGCGCTGAAACGGACCGCGGCGAGGTTCGCGTTGAGACCGACGATCCCGTCGCGGAGCTCGTTCGACTGCAGACGGAGACTCGCCTGTCCTCGTTTCGACTCGAACAACCCGACCTCGAGACGGTGTTCCTCAATCTTACAGGAAGGAGCTTGCGGGACTGA
- a CDS encoding ABC transporter permease, with protein sequence MGTALTLAKKDLSLLFRDKVGFFFTFFFPVIYASLFGIVFSGMGQETRALKVAVIDEDDTELSHEFIQRMVDGGDIDARRKVRAGDTLCDMDRETAANLVRKGRLVAYVILKEGFGESAKMPFWGGSPKIRTGIDPSRKAESAMLQGVLTRRYFERLDTLFRDPAEMNRMTEDMLARVASDTDMDPIMRIALSAFLPSLSKFTTQISGGEGNGGFGGIEPVVVEAVETQREKGHPKTSFDITFPQGIVWGIMGCAAAFGISLVVERNSGTLMRLRISPIRFGDIIAGKALACFLTTVTVAAFLFLFASIVFGLRPDSLPLLALAVASCAACFTGIMMLLSVLGKTEQAAGGIGWAILMVFAMIGGGMMPLMFMPSWMQTASNVSPVSWAIYAMEGAIFRGFSPAEMALPCGVLVAVGILGLSLGSVVFARMERT encoded by the coding sequence ATGGGCACGGCACTCACACTCGCAAAGAAAGACCTGTCGCTGCTTTTCCGCGACAAGGTGGGCTTCTTCTTCACGTTCTTCTTCCCAGTGATATACGCCTCGCTGTTCGGTATTGTCTTCTCCGGCATGGGACAGGAGACACGCGCCCTCAAGGTCGCCGTCATCGACGAGGACGACACGGAGCTGTCGCACGAATTCATCCAGCGCATGGTGGACGGTGGCGACATCGATGCCCGCCGCAAGGTTCGCGCTGGTGATACGCTTTGCGACATGGACCGGGAGACGGCGGCCAACCTCGTCCGCAAGGGCCGGCTTGTGGCCTATGTCATCCTGAAAGAGGGCTTTGGCGAGAGCGCCAAGATGCCCTTCTGGGGCGGCTCGCCGAAGATTCGCACAGGAATCGACCCCTCGCGCAAGGCGGAATCGGCCATGCTCCAGGGGGTGCTGACCCGCCGCTACTTCGAGCGCCTCGACACGCTCTTCCGCGACCCCGCAGAAATGAACAGGATGACCGAGGACATGCTCGCCCGGGTCGCCTCCGACACCGATATGGACCCGATCATGCGTATTGCCCTCAGCGCGTTCCTGCCCTCACTGAGCAAGTTCACCACCCAGATTTCGGGCGGCGAAGGTAACGGCGGTTTCGGCGGGATAGAACCCGTCGTCGTCGAAGCCGTCGAGACGCAGCGCGAGAAAGGTCATCCCAAAACCAGCTTCGACATCACCTTCCCGCAGGGCATCGTCTGGGGCATCATGGGTTGCGCCGCGGCCTTCGGCATCTCCCTGGTCGTGGAACGCAACAGCGGCACGCTCATGCGCCTCCGCATCTCCCCCATCCGCTTCGGCGACATCATCGCGGGCAAGGCTCTGGCGTGCTTTCTGACCACCGTCACCGTGGCAGCCTTCCTGTTCCTGTTCGCGAGTATCGTATTCGGACTTCGACCAGACTCCCTGCCGCTTCTCGCCTTGGCGGTCGCATCCTGCGCCGCGTGTTTCACGGGCATCATGATGCTGCTCTCCGTGCTTGGCAAGACGGAGCAGGCCGCGGGAGGTATCGGCTGGGCCATCCTCATGGTCTTCGCCATGATCGGCGGCGGAATGATGCCGCTCATGTTCATGCCTTCTTGGATGCAGACCGCCAGCAACGTCAGCCCAGTCTCCTGGGCCATCTACGCCATGGAGGGCGCGATCTTCCGCGGCTTCTCACCGGCCGAAATGGCCCTGCCCTGCGGTGTGCTCGTCGCCGTCGGAATCCTCGGCCTCTCATTGGGCAGCGTGGTATTCGCCCGCATGGAGCGCACCTAG
- a CDS encoding DUF885 domain-containing protein: MNSPKRRSLCWVFRLIGVIAAGTCLGFAPPNLGSQVPTVQQLADRYWSLYCARFPTQCALDRQDPLSGNLEDLSPAANRKWQQDLNTLLIDTDRIPRPTLSADDRLTLDLLQRCIRDEILRASLPWALVPITPVSGPQIDLTNFDRDTRVDDAYIARLRAFPIQIADLELNMHTAAQSGFVLPCLLVERTVPQVNVRSGGRLIKLALIVPLSTCGTNETIEESNARWASTTAAVNEQVDSALRSLHAYLLDEYMPLCRNSIGLGDITGGDAIYAAALRLHATIPIKPEEAHEMGVAEVARLRKELASFTDEDIRAAEEWRRREAVGSYGYQLYLPLNLPEFRRHARFTAFFGSDLLTITFPRQPSDEETRFQRIVSVQKGINSAAMLVIDTGIHAKGWSYDRAVAYMRENTTRTDEEIESDVIRCISLPGEAAGAEIGRQHFDALRREAEEKLGDRFDLRVFNEFMLSGGPMPLDMLETRMRVWIAEQAKSP; this comes from the coding sequence ATGAATTCTCCCAAGCGCCGCTCACTGTGCTGGGTGTTTCGATTGATCGGCGTTATCGCCGCCGGAACCTGTCTCGGCTTCGCCCCGCCGAACCTTGGCTCGCAAGTCCCGACCGTCCAGCAACTAGCCGACCGCTACTGGTCGCTTTACTGCGCCCGCTTTCCGACGCAATGCGCACTTGATCGCCAGGATCCCCTGTCCGGCAACTTGGAAGACCTTTCCCCGGCTGCCAACCGTAAATGGCAGCAGGACCTCAACACTCTTCTCATCGATACCGACCGCATTCCCCGGCCGACACTCAGTGCAGACGACCGCCTCACGCTGGACCTGCTTCAGCGCTGCATCCGTGACGAGATTCTCCGTGCTTCGCTGCCTTGGGCCCTGGTGCCTATTACGCCGGTCAGCGGACCGCAAATCGACCTGACGAACTTCGACCGCGATACAAGGGTCGATGACGCGTACATTGCGAGGCTCAGGGCCTTCCCGATACAGATCGCCGACCTTGAGCTCAACATGCACACCGCGGCCCAGTCGGGCTTTGTGCTGCCGTGCCTGCTCGTGGAGCGCACAGTGCCGCAGGTGAACGTCCGCTCGGGCGGCAGATTGATCAAGCTTGCCCTAATTGTCCCTCTCAGTACCTGCGGGACTAACGAGACAATTGAAGAATCGAATGCGCGTTGGGCAAGCACTACTGCTGCGGTCAATGAACAAGTGGATTCGGCGCTTCGCAGCTTGCACGCCTATCTTCTCGACGAGTACATGCCGCTCTGCCGCAATTCGATCGGGCTCGGTGACATTACCGGCGGGGATGCTATCTACGCCGCCGCACTTCGACTCCACGCCACGATTCCCATCAAGCCGGAAGAGGCCCACGAGATGGGAGTCGCCGAGGTTGCGCGCCTAAGAAAGGAACTCGCGAGCTTCACAGACGAAGACATCCGCGCGGCTGAGGAGTGGCGGCGGCGGGAGGCCGTGGGAAGTTACGGGTACCAACTCTATCTCCCGTTGAATCTCCCGGAGTTTCGCCGACACGCTCGTTTCACGGCATTCTTCGGGTCTGACCTGTTGACGATAACATTCCCTCGCCAACCAAGCGATGAAGAAACTCGGTTCCAGCGAATCGTCTCCGTTCAGAAAGGCATCAATTCCGCCGCCATGCTTGTCATCGACACCGGCATCCACGCCAAGGGATGGTCGTACGACCGAGCCGTGGCTTACATGCGCGAGAATACCACGCGAACGGACGAGGAAATCGAGTCGGACGTCATCCGCTGCATCAGCCTGCCGGGCGAGGCCGCCGGCGCGGAGATCGGCCGGCAGCATTTCGACGCCCTCCGCCGCGAGGCAGAAGAAAAGCTCGGTGACCGCTTCGATCTCCGCGTGTTCAACGAGTTCATGCTCTCGGGAGGTCCTATGCCCCTGGATATGCTCGAGACGCGCATGCGAGTGTGGATCGCGGAACAAGCCAAGTCCCCATGA
- the dprA gene encoding DNA-processing protein DprA gives MTAPESSSAAVSPSASHDPAVISDRGRLYLQLAETDAVGPVRLRSLIRHFGTPEAVLGASATELTRAEGIGRTSAEAIVGSRRNAETSRIIDRCEELGVRVLCQEDDEYPRPLLHISDPPICLFVKGRLEPTDAVGMAIVGTRRCSHYGREQALRFAESLAGAGFTIVSGLARGIDGHAHQGALQAGGRTIAVLGNGLATVYPPEHAELAEHIVQAGALVSELPPDVAPDAKNFPRRNRIIVGLALGVIVVEAGKRSGALISARLAADYNREAFAVPGRIDQPDRAAGVNALIREGHAKLITCLDDVLSDLGDVGRIMHINAPPSAAKNEEAASPVSLFDPQVAAQAVVPGADRSLSAVDQAVLDALRDGATDADRICERAGFDAGHVLASLTGLELRGRIRRLPGNRFEPR, from the coding sequence ATGACCGCGCCTGAGTCATCTTCCGCGGCGGTTTCACCTTCCGCATCGCACGATCCCGCGGTCATCTCCGATCGCGGCCGACTCTATCTCCAACTGGCCGAAACCGATGCCGTCGGTCCCGTTCGACTCCGCAGCCTGATCAGACACTTCGGCACTCCCGAAGCGGTATTGGGAGCGTCCGCAACCGAACTGACCCGCGCCGAAGGCATCGGGCGAACCTCCGCCGAGGCGATCGTCGGGTCGCGGCGAAATGCAGAAACGTCCCGCATCATCGATCGCTGCGAAGAGCTGGGCGTTCGCGTTCTCTGCCAGGAAGACGATGAATATCCCCGCCCCCTTCTGCACATCTCCGATCCACCGATCTGCCTTTTCGTCAAGGGCAGGCTCGAACCGACTGACGCCGTTGGCATGGCCATCGTGGGTACGCGACGCTGTTCGCACTACGGACGGGAGCAGGCACTTCGCTTCGCAGAGAGTCTCGCTGGAGCGGGTTTCACCATCGTCTCCGGGCTCGCCCGGGGCATCGACGGCCACGCACACCAGGGGGCCCTTCAGGCGGGCGGGCGAACCATTGCCGTACTCGGCAACGGACTCGCCACGGTCTATCCCCCGGAGCACGCCGAATTGGCCGAACACATTGTCCAAGCCGGCGCACTGGTCAGCGAGCTCCCGCCCGACGTCGCCCCGGACGCGAAGAACTTCCCGCGCCGCAACAGAATCATCGTCGGCCTGGCCCTGGGCGTAATTGTGGTCGAAGCGGGCAAGCGCAGCGGCGCGTTGATTTCCGCTCGGCTCGCCGCCGATTACAACCGCGAGGCCTTCGCCGTCCCCGGCCGCATCGACCAGCCCGACCGCGCCGCCGGCGTCAACGCCCTGATCCGCGAGGGACATGCCAAGCTGATCACCTGCCTCGACGATGTGCTTTCGGACCTGGGCGATGTGGGGCGCATCATGCACATCAACGCGCCGCCATCCGCCGCGAAGAATGAGGAGGCCGCCTCACCGGTTTCGCTGTTTGATCCACAGGTCGCCGCCCAGGCAGTCGTACCCGGAGCGGACCGTTCACTCTCCGCGGTCGACCAGGCCGTGCTCGACGCGCTGCGCGATGGAGCCACGGACGCCGACAGGATTTGCGAAAGAGCGGGCTTCGATGCCGGCCACGTACTGGCCTCGCTCACCGGGCTTGAGCTCCGCGGGCGCATCCGCCGCCTGCCCGGGAACCGATTCGAGCCCCGCTGA
- a CDS encoding acetoacetate--CoA ligase: MPAHEMLWKPTEDQVRRSQMYELMQTLAGRHGFEPNWPAFHHWSVVRSDLFWKEIWDFAGIEATRPPRAIRFGDGMLTTRWFPGLEFNFARHLLRFDDDRIALAAEDELGRSRNITYRQLRTDVARAASAMRGAGVQRGDRVGAFMPNVPETVIAMLAAASLGAVWSSCSPDFGIEGVFDRFGQIEPKLLIAADGYYYNGKRIDSLERVRGIMERIPSLQRAVIVPFTQDRPDLAGLKNATLWGDFLASDTTLTFEPVHFDHPLYIMYSSGTTGIPKCIVHGHGGTLIQHMKELMLHTDLRRDDTILYFTTCGWMMWNWLVSALGVGATVVLYEGSPSHPSMDHLWQLAERLPITVFGTSAKYIAACEKAGIEPAKQHDLSRLRAILSTGSPLTVENFRWVYQHVKADLQLASICGGTDIISCFMLGNPVLPVYAGEIQSLGLGMDVKAFDFNGRPVVGQKGELVCCSPFPSQPTNFWNDPDDDKYRKAYFDRFNGVWHHGDFVEITERGGVIVYGRSDATLNPGGVRIGTAEIYRQVESIGEIMDSVVVGKNTADADVEICLFVVLRPGVNLDDELTRRIKARIAEGTTKRHVPRHIRQVTAIPYTISGKKVELAVARIINGEDVPNRDALANPEALAQFAGIV; the protein is encoded by the coding sequence ATGCCCGCACACGAAATGCTATGGAAGCCCACCGAGGATCAGGTCCGTCGCTCGCAGATGTACGAACTTATGCAGACCCTGGCCGGCAGGCATGGCTTCGAGCCGAACTGGCCGGCGTTCCACCACTGGTCGGTGGTTCGCAGCGATCTATTCTGGAAGGAAATATGGGATTTCGCGGGAATCGAGGCCACCCGCCCCCCTCGCGCCATTCGCTTCGGCGACGGCATGCTCACGACACGCTGGTTTCCCGGCCTGGAGTTCAATTTCGCTCGGCACCTGCTCCGATTCGATGATGACCGGATCGCCCTGGCCGCGGAGGATGAATTGGGGCGCTCGAGGAATATCACCTACCGCCAGCTTCGCACCGACGTCGCCCGTGCTGCCTCCGCGATGCGCGGCGCGGGCGTGCAGCGCGGCGATCGCGTCGGCGCGTTCATGCCCAACGTTCCCGAGACGGTCATCGCCATGCTCGCCGCCGCGAGCCTGGGTGCGGTGTGGTCGTCCTGCTCGCCGGACTTCGGCATCGAAGGCGTGTTCGATCGTTTTGGACAGATCGAGCCCAAGCTGCTTATCGCCGCCGATGGCTACTACTACAACGGCAAACGGATCGATTCGCTCGAGCGCGTCCGCGGCATCATGGAGCGCATCCCCAGTCTCCAGCGCGCCGTGATCGTGCCCTTCACCCAGGATCGTCCCGACCTTGCCGGATTGAAGAACGCCACGCTATGGGGCGACTTCCTCGCAAGCGATACGACCCTGACTTTCGAACCCGTGCACTTCGATCACCCGCTCTACATCATGTATTCGTCGGGCACGACGGGCATCCCGAAGTGCATCGTACACGGCCACGGCGGAACGCTCATCCAGCACATGAAGGAGCTCATGCTCCACACCGATCTCCGCCGCGATGACACGATTCTGTACTTCACGACATGCGGGTGGATGATGTGGAACTGGCTGGTCAGCGCTCTGGGCGTCGGCGCCACCGTCGTGCTCTACGAAGGCAGCCCGTCGCACCCCTCGATGGATCACCTTTGGCAACTGGCCGAGCGCCTCCCCATCACCGTCTTCGGAACCAGCGCCAAGTACATCGCCGCGTGCGAAAAGGCGGGCATCGAACCGGCGAAGCAGCACGATCTTTCCAGACTTCGCGCCATCCTCTCCACCGGATCGCCGCTCACCGTTGAAAACTTCCGCTGGGTCTATCAGCATGTGAAAGCAGATTTGCAACTGGCCAGCATCTGTGGCGGCACGGACATCATCAGCTGCTTCATGCTCGGCAACCCCGTGCTCCCCGTCTACGCCGGGGAAATCCAATCGCTCGGGCTGGGGATGGACGTCAAGGCGTTCGACTTCAATGGAAGACCGGTCGTGGGGCAGAAAGGCGAGCTGGTATGCTGTTCGCCCTTCCCCTCTCAGCCGACGAACTTCTGGAACGACCCCGACGACGACAAGTACCGCAAGGCCTACTTTGACCGGTTCAACGGCGTCTGGCACCACGGCGACTTTGTGGAGATCACCGAACGCGGCGGCGTCATCGTCTACGGGCGTTCCGACGCCACGCTCAACCCCGGCGGCGTGCGTATTGGTACGGCCGAGATCTACCGGCAGGTTGAGTCCATCGGCGAGATCATGGACAGCGTCGTTGTCGGGAAGAACACCGCGGACGCCGACGTGGAAATCTGTCTGTTCGTCGTTCTCCGCCCCGGCGTGAACCTCGACGATGAATTGACCAGGAGAATCAAGGCGCGAATCGCCGAGGGAACCACCAAACGACACGTTCCCAGGCACATCAGGCAGGTGACGGCCATCCCCTACACGATCAGCGGAAAGAAGGTGGAACTGGCGGTCGCGCGCATCATCAACGGCGAGGACGTTCCCAACCGGGACGCCCTCGCCAACCCGGAGGCGCTTGCCCAATTCGCCGGGATCGTCTGA